The genomic segment TTTATCGAACCGCAGTCAGGTGAACTTGCCTGCGGTACCATCGGTACAGGCCGGATGGCAGAGCCGGCAGAAATCTTCGCCCGCTGCCGGGCAGCGCTGGAAGCGTTGCCCAACCTGCACGGCGTTTCGGTGCTCGTCACCACCGGCAGAACCGAAGAGCCTCTGGACCCGGTGCGCATCATCACCAACCGCTCTTCGGGTTTACTGGGCGTGGAAATCGCCCGGGCGTTTAAAGCCGCCGGCGCCACAACCCGTCTCATTGCCGGTGCCGTTTCCGTACCCCTGCCCGAAGATGCGATTCGAGTCCAAACCGCCGCGGCGATGGCAAGGGCGGTTTTAGAAGCGCTTCCCGGAACCGACATTTTAATTATGTGCGCCGCGGTCGCCGACTACCAGCCAGCAAAGGTGGCGCAGGAGAAACACCACGAGACCGATTTAACCTTAAAACTCGTCCGCACCCCGGACATCCTTTCCCTTGTTGCCGGCCAGAAGGAGAAGCCGTTGCTTGTTGGCTTCTCCCTTGACTCCTCCTGGGAGCGGGCAAAGGCAAAACTGCGCACGAAAAAACTTGACCTTATCATCGCCAATCCGCCCGTTACTGCCGGCAGTGAAAAAATTCAGGCACGACTGCTCTTCGCCACGGGCAAACAGCAGCGCCTTCCCGAAATGACCAAAGATGAATTTGCCCGCAAACTGGTAAAGATTGTTGGCGCACTTTACCGGAAGGGGAAGAAAAAATGAGCACCAATCGTGCCCAAAGCCAGATTGAACGTAAACCACCGCAGGCGGTTGAAGCCGAAGCCGCGGTGCTCGGCGCAATTCTCCTTGACGCCGAAGCCCTGCCCCGGGTGCTACCATTTCTGAAACCGGAACATTTCTATACCCCAGCCCACCGCCGGATTTACGAGGCGATGCTCAATCTATTTGAGCGCAAGGAGCCCTACGACATCATCACCGTGACGAACGAACTGCGCCGGATGAAAGAACTGGATAGCGTGGGCGGCCAGACTTATCTCTCAAGTCTCCTTGATACGGTGCTCACCGCTGCCCATTGCGAAGAGCACGCCCACCTCGTGCTGGAAAAGGCGATTCAGCGCCAGTTGATTCAGACCGCAACCGAAATCGTCCAGACTGCCTATGAGGAGGGCAGCAGTGCGGAGGAACTTTTGGAACAGGCCGAGAGTAAAATCTTCCAGTTGCGCCAGGCCGGCGAACGTAAGCGCTTCACCCTCGTGCGCGAGATGTTGATGGACGAGATGGAACGGATTGAAAAAGCCCGGGCGGAGAAAAGGTTTATCACCGGCGTTGAAACCGGATTTCGCGACCTTGACGCTTTAACCTCCGGTTTCCAGCCCGGCGACTTCATCATCATCGCCGGCCGACCGGGAATGGGCAAAACCGCCTTTGCCTTAAACATTGCGGTCAATGCTGCCATCCATATCAGCCAGCCGGTACCGGTCGCCATCTTCAGCCTTGAGATGTCAACCGAAAGTCTCATCCAGCGGCTCATCTGCTCCGAGGCTTATGTCTCCCAGACCAAACTGCGCCGCGGCATGCTCAACCATGAAGAATACAAACGGATTGTCGATGTGATTGGACCGTTATCCGAGGCGAAAATCTACATCGACGACTCACCGGGGCTGAACGCCCTTGAAGTGCGGGCACGCGCCCGCCGGCTCAAAGGTGAACACCCGGACCTCGGTATGGTGGTCATTGACTACCTCCAGTTGATGGAGGTGCACGGTGACCGGCGCCGGGAGCGCAACCGCCAGCAGGAGATTACCGAAATCTCCCGGGCACTTAAAGCGATGGCAAAGGAACTGAATGTGCCCGTGGTTGCCATCTCCCAGTTGTCACGCGCGCCGGAAAGCCGGCAGGACAAAAGACCGCAACTCTCTGACCTGCGCGAGTCCGGAGCGCTCGAGCAGGATGCCGATGTGGTCCTGCTCCTCTTCCGTGAGGCGGCTTACCGGAAAAAGGAATGGGCCGCACTGGACGAAAATAAACGCCGCGCCGCTGAACTGAACATCGCCAAACAACGCAACGGACCCACCGACACCATCCCGCTGGTCTTTCTCTACGAGTATATGCGCTTTGTCAATGCTGAAACCCGCTATGTTCAGGAACCGGCCGAAGAAGAAATCTCCGAAGAAGAGTTCAACATCTAACGCCCGATGAAGAAGACCCACTTCATCTGCCAGAACTGCGGTTACGAATCTGCCCGCTGGCTGGGACGATGTCCCAACTGCGGTGAGTGGAACAGTCTCGTTGAAGAGGAACTGCCGACAAAAAAGGCAACAAGGAGCACACCCGCTCCTTCCCTTGCAACCCGACCGGTACCTCTCAACGATGTGGCGCTGGAAAAAACCGCCCGGATTTTAACCGGCATCGGCGAACTGGACCGGGTGCTGGGCGGTGGTGTTGTGCCCGGCTCGCTTTTGCTGCTGGGTGGTGAACCGGGCATTGGTAAATCAACCCTGCTTTTGCAGGTCTGCAACACCCTTGCCCGCCGTGGTATCCGCATCCTCTATGTGACTGGTGAAGAGTCACCAGAACAGGTCCGGCTCCGTGCCGCCCGACTGGGAAAAGTTGCCCCCGAACTGTTCGTCCTCGCCACCGTTGAGGTCGAAGAGGTGCTGGGCGCGGTGGAAGAAGTCAAACCCGGACTTCTGGTTATCGACTCTATCCAGACCCTGGCGACGAGCACGCTTGCCAGCGCACCGGGTAGTGTCGCCCAGGTCCGGGAGTGTACGGCGCAACTTCTCCGTCTGGCAAAAAGCCGCCGCCTCACAACCTTCATCATCGGTCATGTGACCAAATTCGGCGCAATTGCCGGACCCAAAACCCTCGAGCATATGGTCGACACCGTCCTTTACTTTGAAGGAGAAACGAACCTCAACTATCGGATTGTCCGGGCGGTAAAAAACCGCTACGGTTCAACCAACGAAATCGGGGTGTTTGAGATGACCGAATCCGGTTTAAAAGAGGTGCAAAACCCTTCAGAGTTTTTCCTTTCCGGACGCCGGCTTGATGTCTCCGGCTCCGCGGTGGTGGCAACGCTCGAGGGTACTCGCCCCCTTCTGGTGGAGATTCAGGCACTTGCCGCACCAACACCATTTGCCCTGCCCCAGAGGGTGGCAACCGGTTTTGACATCCGCCGGCTGGCGCTACTCCTCTGCATCCTTGAGCGTCGCGCCGGCATCGCCACCACCAGTAAAGACATCTTTTTGAACATCGCGGGGGGCATCAAACTAAACGAACCGGCGGTTGACCTGGGAATCGTTGCGGCACTCGCCTCGGCACTGCGCAACACACCCCTTCCCCCGGACATCGTCCTTTTTGGCGAGGTGGGGCTTGCGGGTGAAATCCGTTCGGTCAGTCGTACCGAGTCGCGCATCACCGAAGCAGCACGATTAGGGTTCAAGCGCATCCTTTTACCCGAGCGCAGCCCGCAACTGAAGAACACCAACCTGAAACTGGTGCCGGTGGACACGCTCACCACCGCACTCAAGGTGTTGGGGTTAAAAAGATGACATTGAATTTGGGAGGATTTTATGTTCTTGCTTCGTGCCAAAACTTTTATCTTAGATTTGGACACCCTTGCCGACCCAAAAATTGTCCAGTTCCTCTCTTTGGGTATCGTTACCGGTCAACTCCTTGTACCCAAACCGCCCGAACCCAAAGGAGAAAACGACTATGTTGCCCGCAGGGCGGCGGAAAACCTTGAACGGCTGAAAAGTATCCGGGGTTTAAAAATCAAAACCCGGGAGGATTTAACTTCAACCGCCCAACTTTTGCAAACCGCCCGGCAGAAAAAGGCAACGATTATCACCAACCGCCCGGATGTTAAAGCAACAGCCGACGGTATCACGGTGGTAACCACCTTCGACCTGTTCAACATTTTCCGGCCCAGTTATCTGCCCGGCACGGTGCTCAAGGTTAAAATCACCAAGCGGGGCAAAGAGAAAAATGAGGGTATCGGGTACCTCGAAGGTGGCATCAAAGTTGTGGTGGAAGACTGCGGCGATGAGGTGGGCAAAGAGCTCGAAGTGGTAATTAAAGGTGGCATCGACACCGATGTTGGCCAGGTGCTTTTTGCTCAACCCCGATTTCTTGAAGTAAAATAACGACGCCGGGTTTCTCAACCCGGTATTCGGCTGCGCTGGCGCCGCGTGCCTGTCCCGTGGTTAATCTGAAAACCCCGGCGTCTTAACACCCGTTAACAAAATGGTGGGCTGCCGTGCGGAATAACGCAGCTTCAAGGGCGGAAGTTGACCGGTTTGGTCACCGCAGCGACAGCCCAAAAATTTCTGCGCACCCTTTATCAGTTCACCCAACTCACACCAGCCAATTTGAACTACAAACGCTGTGCCCAAGATTTAGCAAACCGCTATTGAAGTTAACCACTGGCAGATTAAGAAGTTGTCCTTTTATTCTGCCTGAGTCTCTCTGGCATTGCTGGCGTTGGCTTTTGACCTAACTGCTACCGATTGTTTGACTTGTCCCGCTGCGACCGCAAGAAATGAGACCCTGCCCGTACGAGTAGTGTAGAACATCCCTCATTGTTTCTTGACACCTCTACGCCGTCCCTTAAAATCTCCCGTAATATGGTAAATAGAATACGCGCCCTGCAAAAAGCGCTGACAGAAAAAAGGCTCGACGGTTATCTCGTAACCAGTCTGACCAATATCCGCTATCTCTGCGGCTTTACCGGCTCAAACGGGATGATGCTTGTGACCCGTTCCCGCGCAACATTTTATACCGACTTCC from the candidate division WOR-3 bacterium genome contains:
- the coaBC gene encoding bifunctional phosphopantothenoylcysteine decarboxylase/phosphopantothenate--cysteine ligase CoaBC, with product MSNPEALLGVTGSIAAYKALELVRLFKQHNWGVTVVMTRAATKLVGVESFRTLTNRPVALKLFPAQRPFSATVEHIDLATAPDLIVVAPATANILGKLAAGIGDDLLSTLLLAVPQEKVAAGRVLFAPAMNVNMWRNPMVQANIAKLKSAGYTFIEPQSGELACGTIGTGRMAEPAEIFARCRAALEALPNLHGVSVLVTTGRTEEPLDPVRIITNRSSGLLGVEIARAFKAAGATTRLIAGAVSVPLPEDAIRVQTAAAMARAVLEALPGTDILIMCAAVADYQPAKVAQEKHHETDLTLKLVRTPDILSLVAGQKEKPLLVGFSLDSSWERAKAKLRTKKLDLIIANPPVTAGSEKIQARLLFATGKQQRLPEMTKDEFARKLVKIVGALYRKGKKK
- the dnaB gene encoding replicative DNA helicase yields the protein MSTNRAQSQIERKPPQAVEAEAAVLGAILLDAEALPRVLPFLKPEHFYTPAHRRIYEAMLNLFERKEPYDIITVTNELRRMKELDSVGGQTYLSSLLDTVLTAAHCEEHAHLVLEKAIQRQLIQTATEIVQTAYEEGSSAEELLEQAESKIFQLRQAGERKRFTLVREMLMDEMERIEKARAEKRFITGVETGFRDLDALTSGFQPGDFIIIAGRPGMGKTAFALNIAVNAAIHISQPVPVAIFSLEMSTESLIQRLICSEAYVSQTKLRRGMLNHEEYKRIVDVIGPLSEAKIYIDDSPGLNALEVRARARRLKGEHPDLGMVVIDYLQLMEVHGDRRRERNRQQEITEISRALKAMAKELNVPVVAISQLSRAPESRQDKRPQLSDLRESGALEQDADVVLLLFREAAYRKKEWAALDENKRRAAELNIAKQRNGPTDTIPLVFLYEYMRFVNAETRYVQEPAEEEISEEEFNI
- the radA gene encoding DNA repair protein RadA, with protein sequence MKKTHFICQNCGYESARWLGRCPNCGEWNSLVEEELPTKKATRSTPAPSLATRPVPLNDVALEKTARILTGIGELDRVLGGGVVPGSLLLLGGEPGIGKSTLLLQVCNTLARRGIRILYVTGEESPEQVRLRAARLGKVAPELFVLATVEVEEVLGAVEEVKPGLLVIDSIQTLATSTLASAPGSVAQVRECTAQLLRLAKSRRLTTFIIGHVTKFGAIAGPKTLEHMVDTVLYFEGETNLNYRIVRAVKNRYGSTNEIGVFEMTESGLKEVQNPSEFFLSGRRLDVSGSAVVATLEGTRPLLVEIQALAAPTPFALPQRVATGFDIRRLALLLCILERRAGIATTSKDIFLNIAGGIKLNEPAVDLGIVAALASALRNTPLPPDIVLFGEVGLAGEIRSVSRTESRITEAARLGFKRILLPERSPQLKNTNLKLVPVDTLTTALKVLGLKR
- a CDS encoding TRAM domain-containing protein; its protein translation is MFLLRAKTFILDLDTLADPKIVQFLSLGIVTGQLLVPKPPEPKGENDYVARRAAENLERLKSIRGLKIKTREDLTSTAQLLQTARQKKATIITNRPDVKATADGITVVTTFDLFNIFRPSYLPGTVLKVKITKRGKEKNEGIGYLEGGIKVVVEDCGDEVGKELEVVIKGGIDTDVGQVLFAQPRFLEVK